In the Triticum aestivum cultivar Chinese Spring chromosome 2B, IWGSC CS RefSeq v2.1, whole genome shotgun sequence genome, CAGTTTCAAGTGTTGAAAGGCGAATTCGGACCTTGCCGATTTTCGCATCTTTACCACTGGATGGCTTGTCCCCATTCCTCTCTCCAAGCTGGCCATTGTCAAAAGCACCAATAGTCAGGACAGTTGCCGGATCATAGACCTCCCAAGTGTACTGTTCATTGAACTTGGGGTTTGGATTGTTCATGATAGTACGTGTTCGCACCCACTTTGACCCATACTTTGCAACACAATAGGTGTCTGATGAACCTTTTCCATCACGTGTCTTCATAGGAACAATCCCCTGTGCACCAAGGACTCCAAGCTCAAGCAGACCAATCGACGGCTTCCAGAGTTGCTTGGCTGTTGGTCTGAGGTCACTGCTGTAGTTTGTAGACTCATCCAGAACATGATATCCTCCATCAAGGCAGAGACGGAGATGGAGCCGACTAGAGAACTTCTCTCTCTTTAGTTGATCTACATCAACAAGTACAGGCTTCTCAAGATTAAACCACTTCCCATGGACAATGCGGTCATCAGCCCGCCTATCAATCATCGTCAATGGTATAATGATGCGGCCAAGCGTCTCATCCTTGTTAGGAGCTACACGATCTTCAAGCGACAGAATAAGGTGATCCTCGAAAGGTTCAGCAGCCACAAACATAAGGTCTTCATTCCAAAACGGGTTGAAGTTTCTAGCCTGAACAGGTTTTGTCCTCCCATGCTGATGCCCCACCTGTGCTCTGACAAAAACATCTGGATAGCGGGTCTTATCATGTATGAGAATATCTTGGGCCTCAATTATATTAACTCGCAGGTACCACAGTCTGGGTGCATGGTAAACTTTCGACTTCATGTGTGTTACGGCAGATGGATCCTCAAGTGTAGCAGCATCTGAATGCCATGCATCAGGAAATGCCTCGTCAGCTTGGGTGCCAATCCAAACCGCCAGCATCAGCTCACCCCTTGACTTGTCCCCATCCTTATGAACAAGCCGGTACCATTCTGGAGCCAGTGGACTGTCAGGGGGCACACGTACTGGCACATCATTCAGATCGAATCGCACCATGCCAACAAAATCATCCCTGACAAGATCTTTGTCTTTGACCAACACTTCAATGACAGAGGCCTGCATACGTTCTCTAGAGAAAGCAAAGACAGCATTCCACTCAGGGTTCCTCTGCTTCTCAAAGTGCTTAGTTATGCCCCTGTAGTTGCCAACTCTCACTTCCACAAAAGGATCCAGGCTCCCAGTGATGTCCATGTTAGGCAAGTCCCGTGCCTTGACCACACGCACAAACAGATACTGCATTCTCTCCACTAAGTCATAAGTACTAGCATGCTTCTCACCACCAATAACCCGACCACCAACAATCTGTCCACCACCGAGAAAGGGGCTGGTTTCCTTAAGTGCATAGTCCATGGGCTGCTGGGAGGCAGCTGAATACATCCTGACCATCTTGGGCTGTTGAGGTTGAGGTTTCATTTGCTCAACACCATACTTGGAGTTGGAGGGTTGCTCAGCAAAAGAGGCTGGAAGATGGCCATGGTGCTGATGATGCTGCACGTCCTTAGCTATGGTATGCAAGGTTCTCACTTCATCATGCCTGTGCTCCTGATGACGCTGAGAAGCATTCAGATTAGTACCGGTTATATCAGCAGCAATCTGCTCAGCTTGAGTTGGAGGAGTATTGTTCGAAACAGGGTCCATTGCAGGAAGAGGGTTGGAAGCCCTGATGGAGGGGTCATTTGTGATGTATACTTTGAGGCCCAATTCCCCCTTGACACGGGAGAACATCCCACGCTTCTCCAGTGGGTAGTGCATGATGACAGCATCGGTGAAGGGCACGAATGAGGTCCCAGCGATTCTGACCTTGCCAAGGAATGACCTGGAGCCTTCGACAGACTTGTGGATGTTGTAGACATATGCTTCAAGAGCGAGCTCGGGAAGATTTGTTGGGTCGGAGACGTTGAAGTAGAAGCGCTCGTTCCAGACGGGGTTCAGGTCCTTCTCCTTGATGGCCGTGCGGAACCGCTGACCATCAAAGGTAAGCTCGACGCAGGCGCTGGCAGAACCTTGCCCATCCTTGGGCATGAGGTCATGAGCGCTTGCGACCTCCACGCCCAGCTTATATGACGCCATTGCTTCTGGTGATGTTGTGATCTAGTGCTCTGTACTGCATACATGAAAGATGAGCACAGTTAGCGCTGCTGCAAATGGTACAAACTGCCTGTCACGGCCAAATAAGCACacataaaaagaaaaacagagttAGATAGCACCATGGCAAATGCAGCAATTTATCTGGCACAACCAAATAAGCACACATATACAGAAAAGCAGTTAGGTAGCACCATGGCAGATGCTACAAATTTGAGTGTCACATCCAAATAAGAATAAAAACCAGGCTTAACAAGAAAAACTTATATGCAGCAGATCACTAAAGCGTCGCAATCGCACTCGCATAACCACCCACTCCATAGATCGCCCCTCATCTACAGAAGAACCGGTGTGTTCCAGCTCCGCAAAGGGTGCGGGAATTATTTCTATATGCATGAGATGAGAATCTCGACAGGAGCAGTCCACATCAAGCCTAGACATCCAGTCCACAGCACTAAACTAAATTTGCTTTCAAGCCAGCAAACAGCCTCTAACGCTGGCCTCAGGCAGACTGCGACGCGTCGGAGCTCACATCAGAGCTGAAGGCGACGTACGCACACAGATCTAACATGTGGATAATAAGCAGTATAAATAAATACTactagatagataaataaaacaaaacaagtgTCCGAATCAGGCAGCCACGACAAGCGCATCAACCTTTTTGGCGAACCCTTTGGCGAAAAGCCAGACTAGTTTATTGAATTAATCACGGAATCAAAGTCGATTCGTGGATTTAGCACGGCGGCGCCGCACCTAATGGATCCGCAGGCATATGCGGAAGGCCCGCCGGCGCTTTTACTTTCCGCCGCGCAGCGGAGCGTTAATAAACCCCCGAGAAACCCCGGGATTCGGCGCGCCGGCGGCgagcggagacggcgaatcgatgAGGGCCGGGGAGCGGGGAGGGCCGGGGCTCACCTCTGGAGCGGGGGACGCCCAGATCCGGGCGGATCTGGCCCAATGCCGCCGGAGGGCGCCGGCCGACGGAGCCCGCGAGCGCGCCTGGCGCCTCAGCACGCCGCCATGCTGTCCGTCGCCGGGCGGGGTGGCCGGGGGGGCGTACGGGAGGGCGGGCGGGCGGCCGGCGGAGGAGGGGATTCCGGGGGGCGGAGGGTGTGGGTGGGTTTTGCGTGGCGTGCGGGGGAAAGGTGGGAGCTTTGCGTTGGGTGTTGTGAGGGAGTGAGGAGCGTTGCGTGGAGTCAAGAGGAGAGCGGAGACGCGTGGGTGAGGCGTGGGTCGGTCGCCGTCCTCGTCCTCGTGCGCCGCGCCGCGTCGGTTTCGGGTTCGCCTCGGGCTCGTTGCGAGGCAATTTCTcgcttctttctgtgtttgcctCTCGTCGGAATTCGAAATAGCTGCGGGCCCGTTGGGTGTGACCTTGACCAACGGACGGCAGCTGGTGCGGTGATGACTCCGCTTTTACCGCCACAGCGCTACGCTGTGGTGTGTAGTGCTGCCTCCACAATTGGTCCAAGTTATCAAAGACTTGgtaaatccggcccctcaaacgccaCGGGCACTGATCGAACATCCCTCAAATGTTGCGCTGCACATCAATATACCATAAATTCCGATTCTTAAGCCCATGCAATCCATGCACGTCGGTCATACGATACAAATTGTTCGAATTCCAAAGTTTAAAATAAAGCAAAGAaaatcatagttcaacaaaccAGGCATGCGAAAATGAGATCAATGTCCGACCGTGACGGATGGCCTCAGACCACTGGTCGGGCGCCTGCTCCGAGCGGAATGCGTCGTGCTCCGGGCGGAATGCGTCCTGCTCTGCCTGCATCTGGACTGCCTCCTCCGTTTGCATCTGGGCCGCAGCCGGCCTCACCGCCTCGTACTTCCTACGgtcattgatcttcatcttctcgTCCGCAAGCCACTTTTTCGCATGCTCATCCAAGAGGGTTTCGTCCGCCAACATGATCCTTGCATCTTCCATGCCGTGCGAGTTGCAACATCTCCTTCTCAAGCTCTATGTCGCCAAATGTCTTGGTCTTCTCAAGTTTCCATTTGATCGTCGTTTGTTGCTTCTCCAACTCGTTCTTCTCCCTCTCAATTTTGAGCTTCTTCGCCGCCCTCTTCCAGTCCCACTTCATCCTTTCCTTTTGCGCATccaacatgagcttgtacctctcctccttcttgtTCTCCCTCACCGAAAAAAATGCATGTGCATGTGGACGGCATTTTGGTAGCCGCGGCATCACGGACGGCACGTGCCTTCTCACGCTTGTTTCCCGTGACTTGGCGATTATCCTTTGGCACGATGGCTTTTTCAGTCGTCATGACAACATCGTCCAACCCAATTGATTGGTTGGAGCTTGAGCCATCATTCCTCTTCTTGCCGGACTTGAGATCGGCCACAAGTTGGTTCCACTTCGGCTTGCCACTCAATATGACCCAACAATGGCTAAAAGCAAATGATTTCTTCTCCACCTCGTGATACAAAGTGGCCGTCACCACCGTCTAGCAAACAACATATGTATGAGGACAAAAATGCAAACACAAGAAGCATATGCAAATGACAACAAGGTGAAGCAATTGAGCTTACGTGAGTTGCAACTCCCATCCCACTTTGAGGGCGTTTGGTCACTTGTGAATAGTAGCTAACGTCCTTGTTCACTTCCCCTTGAATGACCCCCTAAAGATGTTGGAGAGATGCCACATTGCGGGTGGTCATGATAGGATGGGGCTCCACATACTTCTGTTGTTCATGATACCCCTTCCAAATCTTCGTTCAATACGTGTTCCCCTTTTGCTCGGTGCCACCTATTGGATCTAACATTGTGGCCAACCAAGTTTTGACCAACAAGATGTCCTCAAATCTTGAGAATGCCGGACCTCTTGCCTTCGgcgtcttggtcttcttcttcttcttgctcggatTGGAATTGGATGTTGTCGCAACTTCAAATGTGGTGGTGGCCTCCAATTCCTATTCCATTTCGATCAGATCTTCATTGTCATTGATCATGTTCGACAAGAACACCTCCTACATAATTATGGTTTACAAAGCATTCATCATGTGCGAAATGATCTAGTGGTCTATGCAAAAATATGATCGAACAGCAGCAAAGAAAATGCATTGACTCTTGTTCGGTCATTCCGTCGAACATGTCGAGGGCAGCTCGTGCCCGTGCTCATCCGCGCCCGAACGAGCTACGGCGAGTCACATACGTCGACCGTCGGCATCTGCATGGGCGGAATCCGGAATGGCCCAGTCGGCTGTCGACTCATCCTTTGTCCCAACGGGGTCGGATGGCGTAATCTGCATCGGCGCTCGGATGGAAGGGGTGCGGGGATTTGGGTGTGGCGGAGGAGACAACTTCTCCACCATGTCCGAAcctccctgcgccgccgccgccgctgcctccctctCCCGTTGTCGGCGTCACCGCAACTTTCGGGCAACATTCTCCGCCTTGCAAGTCGCAGCCGACGAAATGACCCCGCCGATGGACAAGGCGGACTGCGTCTCCGTCGCAACGGTGTGGGTCGGGCTAGACGACATCTCTGGCGGTGGATCGGGACCGGTGGTGAGGACTGGGAGCAAGGGTGGAGGACGGCGAGGGTCCAGGCACAGGAGAGGTTGGAGGGTGACGGAAGGAAGAGGAAGGGTTTGATGGATTTTGTGCAATTTGGGGTGGGGTCGGGCTGTCAGGTTCGACGTGACGGGCGTGCGCCCCCGtatttaggctggatatgaggagtggcggtcagcccgggcgtttgaggcccgtttaaggAGCCCGTCTGGGTCGAAAAATTGTGATCGGTCAGTGAGCGGACGGTCCGTCCGGGCGTATGAGTCGGGTTTAATTAGGCGCATGCTTTAAAACCATTAGAAAAACATGCATTTTGatgggctagctatttagatatctaacattcttaagaagttgctccccacttctATCTATTCTCTCGCCATGCACACTATCCACATCAGCTTTTTGCCACATCATCGTCCAGTTTGCAAAATCAGCCAATCATTCTTATTCCCCCTACGGGTCATGCGTTGAATAAAAAAACTGTTTTCCCCTCTGTTTTTCCCCTCTACCTACATCTGAAAAAGCCCATCTTCTCCACGGAAGTTTCTTGATTCGAAACTGCTGGACGGACGATACTAGCTGGACGAACCCCACATGATGCAGGAATGAACGGTGTTGTTTGCTTTTGCTCTAACACATCAACGGCTTGACGTGTAGTGTCGTCCGCTGATCGTCCAAATCTGTCGTCTGTATAGCAGCGTCGTTCTTGATTCCCCTGTGCCTCTTCACCTATCTCAGCGACTTCTCCCTTTCCCGGATATTTATTCCTGATGCCCTTACGCCCCTTCCCACAACCTCGCGCTCTTCCTCTTCCATAATTCCACCAAGATCAAACGCCTGACGTGAACAGCCATATGCGAGCACGCAgatctctcttttttggggggcgCGCGCAGATCTCTCCTTTTTTTGCGGCGGGCAGATCTCTCCCATCTGG is a window encoding:
- the LOC123047498 gene encoding FT-interacting protein 3; this translates as MASYKLGVEVASAHDLMPKDGQGSASACVELTFDGQRFRTAIKEKDLNPVWNERFYFNVSDPTNLPELALEAYVYNIHKSVEGSRSFLGKVRIAGTSFVPFTDAVIMHYPLEKRGMFSRVKGELGLKVYITNDPSIRASNPLPAMDPVSNNTPPTQAEQIAADITGTNLNASQRHQEHRHDEVRTLHTIAKDVQHHQHHGHLPASFAEQPSNSKYGVEQMKPQPQQPKMVRMYSAASQQPMDYALKETSPFLGGGQIVGGRVIGGEKHASTYDLVERMQYLFVRVVKARDLPNMDITGSLDPFVEVRVGNYRGITKHFEKQRNPEWNAVFAFSRERMQASVIEVLVKDKDLVRDDFVGMVRFDLNDVPVRVPPDSPLAPEWYRLVHKDGDKSRGELMLAVWIGTQADEAFPDAWHSDAATLEDPSAVTHMKSKVYHAPRLWYLRVNIIEAQDILIHDKTRYPDVFVRAQVGHQHGRTKPVQARNFNPFWNEDLMFVAAEPFEDHLILSLEDRVAPNKDETLGRIIIPLTMIDRRADDRIVHGKWFNLEKPVLVDVDQLKREKFSSRLHLRLCLDGGYHVLDESTNYSSDLRPTAKQLWKPSIGLLELGVLGAQGIVPMKTRDGKGSSDTYCVAKYGSKWVRTRTIMNNPNPKFNEQYTWEVYDPATVLTIGAFDNGQLGERNGDKPSSGKDAKIGKVRIRLSTLETGRVYTHSYPLLVLHPSGVKKMGELHLAIRFSSTSLVNMLYLYSRPLLPKMHYARPIPVLQVDMLRHQAVQIVAARLSRMEPPLRKEVVEYMSDFDSHLWSMRRSKANFFRLMNVFSGLFAISKWFSGVCAWKNPITTVLVHILFIMLVCFPELILPTVFLYMFLIGIWNYRYRPRYPPHMNTKISHAEAVHPDELDEEFDTFPTSRSQEVVRMRYDRLRSVAGRIQTVVGDIATQGERVQALLSWRDPRATAIFVLFCFIAAIVLYVTPLQVLAALGGFYAMRHPRFRHRLPSTPVNFFRRLPARTDSML